Proteins from a single region of Fundulus heteroclitus isolate FHET01 chromosome 12, MU-UCD_Fhet_4.1, whole genome shotgun sequence:
- the LOC118556134 gene encoding oocyte zinc finger protein XlCOF6.1-like has translation MSSSQSLREFIRERLTAAAEEIFSEFDKTIVHYEEELDRQRRLLEISLKPQINLQRIVLPQRYVWKEEEVPTDHHFSSLESNSILDQEEPQPFITNEELGKTEPSQIEEIWVELEPPQIQEEPEQPAIKTEQEELYVSLEKEQLELQQLSGSREPRSYKDQLISLISSESEKQKQETSDLEDSGSTRDEGNKSFQQIRGDVEDVDNTEAVTQETVHTNDSISACEVCGKSFSLSYLTDHMRIHTGEKPFSCLTCGKNFNKRTGLYQHTKTHTSEKPFSCLTCGKRFTFKASLSRHTRVHTGEKPFSCLTCGRDFSDRGSLSRHTKIHTGEKPFSCLTCGKKFNKRTGLYQHTKSHTGEKPFSCLTCGKTFAFKASLSRHIRVHTGEKPFSCLTCGRDFSDRASLSRHTKIHTGDKPFSCMTCGKHFIQRSHLTTHMITHHGEQM, from the exons ATGTCTTCATCTCAGTCTCTGAGAGAGTTTATCAGGGAGCGACTGAccgctgctgctgaagaaatatTCTCAGAGTTTGATAAAACCATCGTCCACTACGAGGAAGAGCTGGATCGTCAGCGCAGACTGCTGGAAATCAGCTTGAAACCCCAGATAAACCTGCAGAGAATAG TTCTCCCACAGCGTTATGTTTGGAAGGAAGAGGAGGTTCCCACTGACCATCACTTCAGCAGCCTAGAGAGTAACTCCATTTTGGACCAAGAGGAGCCACAaccttttattacaaatgaggAGCTGGGGAAAACCGAACCTTCACAGATAGAAGAGATCTGGGTCGAACTAGAACCACCACAAATACAGGAGGAACCGGAACAACCAGCTATAAAGACTGAACAGGAGGAACTCTATGTTAGTCTAGAGAAAGAGCAGCTTGAACTGCAGCAGTTATCTGGTTCCAGGGAACCAAGATCATACAAGGACCAACTCATCTCTCTGATTTCCTCTGAGTCTGAGAAACAAAAGCAGGAAACGAGCGACCTTGAAGATTCAGGATCAACCAGAGACGAAGGAAATAAGAGCTTTCAGCAAATCAGAGGTGATGTTGAAGATGTAGACAATACAGAAGCGGTAACACAGGAGACGGTGCACACAAATGATAGTATATCAGCTTGTGAAGTCTGTGGTAAAAGCTTTTCCCTTAGTTATTTGACAGatcacatgagaattcacacaggtgagaagcctttttcaTGTTTGACCTGTGGAAAGAATTTCAACAAAAGAACAGGTCTATACCAGCATACAAAAACTCACACAAGTGAGAAACCTTTCTCATGTTtaacatgtggaaaaagatttaccTTCAAAGCAAGTTTATCTCGGCACACAAGAGTtcatacaggtgagaagcctttctcatgtttGACTTGTGGAAGAGATTTCAGCGACAGAGGAAGTTTATCTCGGCACACAAAAATtcatacaggtgagaagcctttttcaTGTTTGACCTGTGGaaagaaattcaacaaaagAACAGGTCTATACCAGCATACAAAatctcacacaggtgagaaacctttCTCATGTTTAACATGTGGAAAAACATTTGCCTTCAAAGCAAGTTTATCTCGGCACATAAGAGTtcatacaggtgagaagcctttctcatgtttGACTTGTGGAAGAGATTTCAGCGACAGAGCAAGTTTATCTCGGCACACAAAAATCCATACAGGTGATAAGCCTTTTTCCTGTATGACTtgtggaaaacattttattcaaagaaGTCATTTGACTACTCATATGATAACACACCATGGTGAGCAGATGTAG